The Bacillus alveayuensis genome has a window encoding:
- a CDS encoding threonine dehydratase (product_source=KO:K01754; cath_funfam=3.40.50.1100; cog=COG1171; ko=KO:K01754; pfam=PF00291,PF00585; superfamily=53686; tigrfam=TIGR02079) translates to MERSIKYLQKKTLFVLYFLKIHVIMYELKNDVKGRDVQMSHVTKVELNVQVEDILKAHQALKDVVIHTPLERNRQLSEKYECNVFLKREDLQMVRSFKIRGAYNKMKQLTDEETKNGVVCASAGNHAQGFAYSCRELKIHGKVFMPTTTPKQKVSQVKLHGKEYVEIVLHGDTFDDAYEKAEECSKLEKRTFIHPFDDHHVIAGQGTCAIEILNDCEEPIDYLFASIGGGGLFAGLGTYFRSVSPDTKLIGVEPEGAPAMAKSLEAGEVITLPEIEKFVDGAAVQRVGELTFSICRNLLDDIVLVPEGKICTTILNLYNENAIVAEPAGALPISALDFYKEQIKGKNVVCVVSGGNNDIGRMQEIKERSLIYEGLQHYFIVNFPQRAGALREFLDEVLGPTDDITRFEYTKKNNKDSGPALVGIELKHREDYDGLIERMKKKGFPFTEVNKDSNLFHLLI, encoded by the coding sequence ATGGAAAGAAGCATTAAATATTTACAAAAAAAAACGTTATTCGTTCTTTATTTTTTGAAAATTCATGTTATAATGTACGAATTAAAGAATGATGTAAAGGGTAGGGATGTACAAATGAGTCATGTCACAAAGGTTGAACTAAACGTCCAAGTAGAAGATATTTTGAAAGCTCATCAAGCATTGAAAGATGTTGTGATCCATACACCATTAGAACGAAATCGGCAATTATCGGAAAAATACGAATGTAACGTCTTTTTGAAACGTGAAGATTTGCAAATGGTTCGCTCTTTTAAAATTCGTGGTGCTTATAACAAAATGAAGCAATTAACAGACGAGGAAACAAAAAATGGAGTCGTCTGCGCAAGTGCTGGTAATCATGCTCAGGGCTTTGCTTATTCGTGCAGAGAGCTGAAAATTCATGGAAAAGTATTTATGCCAACGACAACACCAAAACAGAAAGTTTCTCAAGTGAAGCTGCACGGGAAAGAATATGTCGAAATTGTCTTACACGGTGATACATTTGACGATGCCTATGAAAAAGCAGAGGAATGTTCAAAATTAGAGAAACGAACATTTATACATCCTTTTGACGATCATCATGTGATTGCCGGTCAAGGGACATGTGCCATTGAAATTTTAAATGATTGTGAAGAACCGATAGATTATTTGTTTGCCAGCATCGGTGGCGGAGGACTTTTTGCAGGTCTAGGAACGTATTTTCGCAGTGTTTCACCTGATACAAAATTAATTGGTGTTGAGCCAGAAGGAGCTCCAGCAATGGCGAAATCGCTGGAAGCAGGAGAAGTAATTACCCTGCCGGAAATTGAAAAATTTGTTGATGGAGCTGCAGTACAACGTGTAGGAGAGTTGACCTTTTCGATTTGTCGAAATCTTTTAGACGACATTGTATTAGTACCTGAAGGGAAAATTTGCACGACGATCTTAAACTTATATAATGAAAATGCGATTGTGGCAGAGCCAGCAGGTGCATTGCCTATATCGGCATTAGATTTTTATAAAGAACAAATAAAAGGGAAAAATGTTGTTTGTGTTGTTAGCGGGGGGAACAATGATATCGGACGGATGCAGGAAATAAAGGAACGATCATTAATTTACGAAGGACTTCAGCATTACTTTATAGTCAATTTTCCGCAGCGCGCGGGGGCTTTACGGGAATTTTTAGATGAAGTGTTAGGTCCAACTGATGATATTACTCGTTTTGAATATACGAAAAAGAACAATAAAGATAGCGGACCAGCTTTAGTTGGGATAGAATTAAAGCATCGCGAAGACTATGATGGATTGATTGAAAGAATGAAAAAGAAAGGATTTCCATTCACAGAAGTGAATAAAGATAGTAATTTATTTCATTTATTAATTTAA
- a CDS encoding hypothetical protein (product_source=Hypo-rule applied; pfam=PF10751), giving the protein MLLKSLEFKAKNGQKVKIIEIPVLEDDNSYRFMLNLRLQTFLLTIYGTKQPKRVYSFREYLKRVLKWPDFEAIYQINLLRNNA; this is encoded by the coding sequence TTGTTACTAAAAAGCCTAGAGTTCAAAGCGAAAAATGGACAGAAGGTTAAGATCATTGAAATTCCAGTATTGGAGGATGATAACTCTTACCGTTTCATGTTAAACCTTCGACTGCAAACGTTTTTGTTAACGATTTATGGTACAAAGCAGCCAAAACGCGTTTATTCCTTTCGCGAATATTTAAAACGAGTATTAAAATGGCCAGACTTTGAAGCAATATATCAAATCAATTTGTTACGAAATAATGCGTAA
- a CDS encoding dihydrofolate reductase (product_source=KO:K00287; cath_funfam=3.40.430.10; cog=COG0262; ko=KO:K00287; pfam=PF00186; superfamily=53597): MISFIFAMDRNRLIGQNNQLPWHLPADLKYFKNMTMGHKIVMGRKTFESIGRPLPGRENIVLSTNRHFHPEGCQVFYSMDEFLTFANKHQEEEIFVIGGANIFEKLLPYADRLYITEIDEQFTGDTYFPPFNLEEWKKISSIEGTVDKKNIYPHRFVIYERF; encoded by the coding sequence ATGATTTCCTTTATTTTTGCAATGGATCGAAATCGTTTAATTGGTCAAAATAATCAACTGCCGTGGCATCTCCCCGCCGACTTAAAATATTTCAAAAATATGACAATGGGACATAAAATTGTCATGGGAAGAAAAACGTTTGAATCCATTGGGCGGCCATTACCGGGAAGAGAAAATATTGTGTTATCAACGAATCGTCACTTTCACCCAGAGGGTTGCCAAGTTTTTTATTCAATGGACGAGTTTTTAACTTTTGCCAACAAACATCAAGAGGAAGAAATTTTCGTCATTGGCGGAGCGAATATTTTTGAAAAACTATTACCATACGCAGACCGTTTATATATTACGGAAATCGACGAACAATTTACAGGAGATACTTATTTTCCTCCGTTCAATTTGGAAGAATGGAAAAAGATTTCATCAATAGAAGGAACAGTCGATAAAAAAAATATTTATCCGCATCGTTTTGTCATATATGAACGGTTTTAA